The Streptomyces capitiformicae genome contains the following window.
GCATCGTCATGCTCCTCGCGGACGAGCCCAACATCCGCGAGACCATCGCCTTCCCGCTCAACGGCAACGCCCAGGACCTGATGATGGGCGCGCCGACGGAGCTGGAGGAGGCGCGGCTGCGCGAGCTGCATCTCTCGGTGCGGAAGCCGCAGCCGAAGTAGCCCGCAGCCGAAGTAGCCCGTAGCTGAAGTAAGGCAAGTCTTTCCGCTTGCCTTTCGTAAAGGGACCTGAAATCGCGCCCGTCGATTTCAGGTCCCTTTCCTGTGCGCGGGGGGAAAGGGTCCCTTTTCTCAGCTGACGAGGACACGATCTACGACCAGAGCGGCACCCAGGGCGGTCTGCTCAAGCCGAATTACCAGAAGAACGACATCGCCAAGGGCGTCATCGGCTCCATCACGGTGGGCCTCGACCCCGAGGCCACCAGCCGGGTTGGGGCAGCGAGCGGGTTGAGGGACAGCTCAACCGAATTCCGGTTCCGATTCCGGTTCGGGTGGGCCCGGAACTGGGGTACTTCGGCCCACGTCTTACAGATCATGACCGCCTTCCCCTCCACCCCCACACCCACCCCCACGACCCTCGGCGAAGAAGTCCTCCTCCTCTCCCTCGACGACACCACGGGAGAGACTCAGCTGCCCCTGCGGACGACGTACGCGATCGCCGCGGCGACCCTGCTGGAACGGGCCCTGTCCGGCGACGCGGCGGAGGCGGCGCTCCCGGACGATGCCGAGAAGTGGATCTTCGAGCATCGCAACAAGGAGTACGAGACCGCGCTCCAGGGCCTCGTGGCCAAGGGCCTGATCCGTAAGGAGAAGCGCCGGGTCCTCCTGGTCTTCCGTACGACCAGGTACCCGGAGTCGGACGGAAGCGTGGAGTCGGCCCTGCGACGCCGCTTGGCCGAGGTGGTCCTGGAGGGAGCCGACCCGGACCCCCGTACCGCCGCCCTGATCACCCTCCTCCACCACGGCGAACTCCAGGCCCTCGTCTTCCCCGAGGCGGACACCGACGGCTCGCCGGCCAAACAGCGCATGGCCGAGATCGCCGAACACCACTGGGCGGACCCCGCCCTCCGCCGCATGGCCGATACCGCGGCCGCGACGGCGGCGGCCCTCACGGCGGCGACGATGGTGACGACGGTGGTGGTGATCACGACGGTGACGTGAGCGGTTGGACGGCGACCGAGAGAGCGTCAGACGGTTCAGACCGTGATGACGAGCTTGCCCCGGGGGTGGCCGTCGCGCAGATGGCGGAGGGCCTCGGGTGCCTCGCCGAGGGGGTACGCGCGGTCGATGGCCGGGGTGATCCTGCCCTGCTCAGCGAGGTCTTTCAGGGCCAGGAGGTCCTCTTGGCGGCTGAGGGAGACGAGGTTGCGGAGGTTCTGCGTGGTGAACGGCGAGAGCAGGACGGCCCGGAGACCACGGCTCATGCCGCCGAGGAAGCCGCTGCCGCCCTCGCCGCCGACGATGACGAGAGTGCCGCGTGGCGTGAGGACGCGACGGAGTACCGGCAGTGGCCGGAGCCCCGCGTTGTCGACGATGATGTCGTAGCGGTGCGGGCTGTCGGTGATGTCCTCGCGCGTGTAGTCGATGACATGGGTGGCGCCGAGTGAGCGGACGAGGTCCGCGCCGGCCGGACCGCAGACGCCGGTGACCTCCGCGCCGTACATCGTGGCGAGCTGGACGGCGTACGTTCCCACGCCGCCGGACGCGCCGATGACGAGGACCCGTTGGCCGGGCTGTGGGCGGGACCTGCCGCTGAGGGCCTGGAGGGCGGTCATGCCGGAGACGGGGAGGGCGGCCGCCTGTTCGAACGTGAGGTTGGCGGGCTTGAGCGCGATCTTGTCGGCCTTGGCGCACGCGTACTCGGCGAAGGACCCCTCGCAGTTGCCGAACACCTCGTCCCCCACCTTGAACCGGGTCACCTTCGCCCCGACCGCCTCGACCCGCCCGGCCCCGTCCCACCCCCGTACGGGATTCCTGGGCTTACGGAGTCCGAGGGCGACCCGGGCCACATACGGCTTGCCCGTCATCAGATGCCACACCTCGGGGCCGCAACCGGCGGCCCGCACCTCGACCAGCACCTCGTCGTCGCCGGGTACGGGGCGCTCGATGTCCCGCAGCTCCAGGAGATCCGCCGACCCGTACGCATCCTGAACGATCGCCTTCATGGCCGTAGCTCCCCTTTGCGGTCCCCGCCATCGAATGTCCCGGTTGTGTCGAGCACCCCCGTTGCTCCGAGCATCCCGACGGCTCGAACGGCTGACCAGATTCCTGAGGGCGGTTTCGGGGGCGGGCGGGATGAGGTTTCCTACGGCGGACGGCGGACGGCGGACGGTTAACCCCACCTGCTGCCGCCCGGGGATGTGCCCCGCACTTCCTTGCGAACCTCAGGACTGCCAGGCGGAGACAACGTCCCCGGCACCCCACACGAGTTCAACCGCATCGTCACGCCCCATGGGCCCCACGGTCCCGGAGAGGGACACCACAGCCAGCCGCCCAGCGACGTCCGAGGCGAAACCGGGAACCTGCGCGGCACCCCTCCGCAGCGCGGCCAGGTCGTGCTGGTCGAACGGAGAGGCGAGCCACTTCACGGAGCCGGCGAAGAAAAGGCGGCTCGCGACGGGTGCGCGATCGGCACCGATCAGATCGATTTCTGGGGAGAACTGTCGGTTCCACCACCCGCCCACGACCTCGGTGTCCGGCCACGGGAGCCCCCCGGCCGCGGCGGCCAGTTCCAGTGCCTCCCGGATCAGCGGCTCGACGGCCCGCCCACGCCAGGCGGCCCAACGCCGCTG
Protein-coding sequences here:
- a CDS encoding GOLPH3/VPS74 family protein gives rise to the protein MRGGKGSLFSADEDTIYDQSGTQGGLLKPNYQKNDIAKGVIGSITVGLDPEATSRVGAASGLRDSSTEFRFRFRFGWARNWGTSAHVLQIMTAFPSTPTPTPTTLGEEVLLLSLDDTTGETQLPLRTTYAIAAATLLERALSGDAAEAALPDDAEKWIFEHRNKEYETALQGLVAKGLIRKEKRRVLLVFRTTRYPESDGSVESALRRRLAEVVLEGADPDPRTAALITLLHHGELQALVFPEADTDGSPAKQRMAEIAEHHWADPALRRMADTAAATAAALTAATMVTTVVVITTVT
- a CDS encoding NAD(P)-dependent alcohol dehydrogenase, whose product is MKAIVQDAYGSADLLELRDIERPVPGDDEVLVEVRAAGCGPEVWHLMTGKPYVARVALGLRKPRNPVRGWDGAGRVEAVGAKVTRFKVGDEVFGNCEGSFAEYACAKADKIALKPANLTFEQAAALPVSGMTALQALSGRSRPQPGQRVLVIGASGGVGTYAVQLATMYGAEVTGVCGPAGADLVRSLGATHVIDYTREDITDSPHRYDIIVDNAGLRPLPVLRRVLTPRGTLVIVGGEGGSGFLGGMSRGLRAVLLSPFTTQNLRNLVSLSRQEDLLALKDLAEQGRITPAIDRAYPLGEAPEALRHLRDGHPRGKLVITV